Genomic window (Actinomycetota bacterium):
CAGTGGTCGTCGGCCCCACCGACGACGGCACATTCGAGGATGCCTGGCACACCGAGCAGGACACGTTCGATCTCGAGCGGATAGACGTTCAGGCCACCGGAGATGAACATGTCCTTCTGCCGGTCGTGCAAGAAGTAGTAGCCGTCGTCGTCCTTGCTGGCCACATCTCCGGTCCTGATCCAACCCGCCGAGAGGACCGACGCGGTCGCCTCGGGCAGGTGCCAGTAGCCGATCATGCCTTTGGTCGACCGGACCACCAGCTCGCCGGCCTGCCCCGCCGGCAGTTCCACGCCATCCTCGTCCACGATCTTCATCCGGACTCCGGCGATCACCCGGCCGATGGACGAGGCTCGGCTCTTGGTGGCGGGGTCTGCCAGGAAGCGCCGGTGTTCGTCCGGCGTCAGCACCGTGAGAGCCGTGCCCGTTTCGGTCTGGCCGTAGCTGTGCAACAGACCGCACGGCAGCATCGCCGCGGCTCGCTCGACCAGATTGAGCGGAGTCGGCGCTGCGCCGTAGATCAGCACCCGCATGGAGGACAGTCGAGCGGCATCGAACGCCTCGCTGTCCAGCAGCGCCTTGATCATGGTGGGCACGAGGATCGTGACGGTCACGCCATGGGTCTCGACGGCCTCGATGAACGCCTCAGCGGTGTACCGCTCCAGGATGACGTGTGCGTGGCCGTCCAGCGCCATGCTGAAGACCCGGGTCCCGGCCGCGGCGTGAGTCAGCGGCGTCGAGCTCAAGAACACGTCGTCGTGCGTCATATCCTGCGAGAGCAGGATGTGCCAGCCGTTCTGGATCATCGCCGACTGGGTGGTGACGACGCCCTTGGGACGCCCCGTGGTCCCCGAGGTGTACATCAGGAAGACGGGGTCGCCTGCTGTTTCCACCTCCGGCGGCTCGTCCGCCGATCCGGCTGCCAGGAAGTCCTCGTACGCCGGCGACTTCGTGGCGACGGTCGGGACGTTGGCGAACGCTGCCGTCGCGGCGTGACCGGCTTCGACGAAAGCGAAAGCCGGTGTCGAGTCCGAGACGATGTACGAAGCCTCCGCCTCGGTGAGCCAGTTGCTGATCGGAACAGTCATGGCGCCGAGCAGCGCGGCCGCAAAATAGATCTCCGGAATTTCGGCACCGTTGCGCTGCACGGCGATGATGCGGTCGCCACGGTCGACGCCGGCCTGCCGCAACCGGTTGGCGAGCCGGAACACCCGCTCCTGCAGCTGCGTCCATGTCCGGGTGACCGTGCCGCACACCACCGCGCGATCGTTCGGGTAGATCTCGGCATTGCGGGCCAGCAGGTCTCGCAGCAGGAGAGGGGGAACCGCAGATTCCATACCAGGTTGTCCAATCGGTGTGGCGGCGGTCGGCTCGCCCCGCCGACCACGGCGCCTGGTTTCCTTCGGTCAGCTTCTGACGATCTCCGGCCCCGGCCGCAGCAGGCTGACAGCGGTCTGCGCGGCGATCCGCCACCCGGCGGGAGTCCGGACCACTTTCTCCCGGACCACGGACACGACGATCCGGCCTTCGGGATCGGGATTGAGCCCCCGCGCCTTGACGAAGACCTCGCCGTCCTCTTCGGTCACCACCAGGTTGGTGAACAGGTGGGCGGTGGGCACGCTCCGCTTGCTGAGGTGGGCGACGATCGCGGGCAGTCCGGTGACCGGAGCCAGCCCCATGGCCGAGGAGTCGAAGACCGCATCCGGCGTGAAGATGTCCGCCATCGCGTCCCAGTCCCGCTCGTCGACGGCATAGCTGTAGCGATAGATGAGCTGATTGATCTCTTGGGTGTCTTCGGCAGTCAGGGTCACCGACGCGTGGTCCCTTCTCAACGTGGCCGACCCGCAACCCGGTCGACGACGGTCGTGATCGACATGGACATGACGCGAGGGCAGGCCGTCGGCCTGCCCTCGCGTCGAAGGATCAACCGCCGGCGACCCACCAGTGCATCGCGCGCCGCTTGATCGCGTCGGCGATGGCGACCAGCGAAGCACCCATGACCGCCAGGTAGATGACGATCGCGAACGTGAGCGTCGCGTCGACGGTGCTGGTGGCCTGCGTGATCAGCCGGCCGATGCCGGGCGCACCGGTGAGGATTTCTGCGGTGACGACCGAGAGCAGCGAGAACGCCAGCGCGACGGGAATCGCCGCCATGGTCCACGCCAGCACGAACGGCAGCCGTACACGACGCATGACCGCGGCTCGGCTCGCTCCGAGGATCGACGCGTTCTGCACCAGCTGGGGGGCAACCGTGACGCCACCCTCGTAGGCGTTGAAGAACGACACGAAGAACACGACCAGCAGCGAGACCACGATCGAGCTGAGCTGCGTCGGCCCGAAGATGATCACGATGATCGGGATGAACGCCACTCGCGGCGTCGCGTTCAGTGCGTCGATGAACGGCCGCATGACCCGGGCAGCGAACTGCGACCCACTCAGCAGCAGGCCGACGAGCGCTCCCAGACAGATACCGATCACGAGACCGACCAGGGCCGCCTGCAGGGTGTTCCACAGGTACGGCCAGATGAGGATCGACTCGTTGCGGCCCGTCGCGAGGTCAACGACCTTCTGAGCCA
Coding sequences:
- a CDS encoding ABC transporter permease subunit — its product is MADKVAQATRGEDVLEETVDQPSTVTREMENITGGRSREIRLARGPIIACQLAILIAFLLAWQYLPQIPALSSRFKFMDPFFISSPTQVAQKVVDLATGRNESILIWPYLWNTLQAALVGLVIGICLGALVGLLLSGSQFAARVMRPFIDALNATPRVAFIPIIVIIFGPTQLSSIVVSLLVVFFVSFFNAYEGGVTVAPQLVQNASILGASRAAVMRRVRLPFVLAWTMAAIPVALAFSLLSVVTAEILTGAPGIGRLITQATSTVDATLTFAIVIYLAVMGASLVAIADAIKRRAMHWWVAGG
- a CDS encoding nuclear transport factor 2 family protein, whose amino-acid sequence is MLRWSPSPTRSSGARCTGGSPAVDPSTRGQADGLPSRHVHVDHDRRRPGCGSATLRRDHASVTLTAEDTQEINQLIYRYSYAVDERDWDAMADIFTPDAVFDSSAMGLAPVTGLPAIVAHLSKRSVPTAHLFTNLVVTEEDGEVFVKARGLNPDPEGRIVVSVVREKVVRTPAGWRIAAQTAVSLLRPGPEIVRS